The following proteins are encoded in a genomic region of Oncorhynchus keta strain PuntledgeMale-10-30-2019 chromosome 6, Oket_V2, whole genome shotgun sequence:
- the ch25hl2 gene encoding cholesterol 25-hydroxylase-like protein 2 — protein MNPLRLLDFSWDTVSAGGLFSGVSLPWMSHLTVANLTLGLGLPEQSVLQPTWNYLLQHHQAELRSPLFPVVISVSTYLLLVTLYTLLDLLAPSWPALNSYKLHPDRPVTWDNIWTTLYLTAYNHLVYIFPAAVGQWLWRPPIPLPRDAPTLMSFLLGILGCMVVFDFQFYLWHLLHHRVPWLYRTFHAMHHQYLQPFSLVTQYVSAWELISSGFWTTVDPLLLQCHCLTAWGFMVFTICVSTEDHCGYDFPWSLHRLVPFGLWGGPPKHDAHHRMPGTNFAPFFSHWDWLGGTNMVPTPSKDKYVEEGLKGRKDKGA, from the coding sequence ATGAATCCTCTGAGACTATTAGACTTTAGTTGGGACACAGTGAGTGCAGGCGGTTTGTTCAGCGGTGTGTCTCTCCCCTGGATGTCTCACCTGACTGTGGCTAATCTGACCCTGGGTCTGGGGCTCCCGGAGCAGTCCGTCCTCCAGCCGACGTGGAACTACCTCCTGCAGCACCACCAGGCTGAGCTGCGGAGCCCTCTGTTCCCTGTggtcatctctgtctccaccTACCTTCTCCTGGTGACCCTCTACACCCTGCTAGACCTCCTGGCCCCCAGCTGGCCAGCCCTCAACAGCTACAAGCTCCACCCAGACAGACCCGTCACTTGGGACAACATCTGGACCACCCTGTATCTCACAGCCTACAACCACCTGGTCTATATCTTCCCTGCTGCTGTGGGCCAGTGGCTGTGGAGGCCTCCTATCCCGCTCCCCCGTGACGCACCCACTCTAATGAGCTTCCTCCTGGGAATCCTGGGGTGCATGGTGGTCTTTGACTTCCAGTTTTACCTTTGGCATCTTCTACACCACAGAGTCCCATGGCTGTACCGCACCTTCCACGCCATGCACCACCAGTACCTTCAGCCCTTCAGCCTGGTTACCCAGTACGTGTCCGCCTGGGAGCTGATCAGCTCGGGCTTCTGGACCACTGTGGACCCCCTCCTGCTGCAGTGCCACTGCCTGACCGCTTGGGGCTTCATGGTGTTCACCATCTGTGTGTCCACTGAGGACCACTGTGGCTACGACTTCCCCTGGTCTCTGCACCGCCTGGTGCCCTTCGGCCTGTGGGGCGGACCCCCCAAACACGACGCTCACCACCGGATGCCCGGGACAAACTTTGCCCCGTTCTTCTCCCACTGGGACTGGTTGGGGGGGACTAACATGGTGCCCACCCCCTCCAAAGATAAATATGTTGAGGAAGGTCTGAAAGGGAGGAAGGATAAAGGAGCTTGA